One window from the genome of Gambusia affinis linkage group LG14, SWU_Gaff_1.0, whole genome shotgun sequence encodes:
- the tomm7 gene encoding mitochondrial import receptor subunit TOM7 homolog has translation MAKLSKETKQRLQQLFQCSQFVIRWGFIPTVLYLGFKRGADPGMPEPTLLSLLWG, from the exons ATGGCTAAACTGAGCAAGGAGACGAaacagcggctgcagcagctgttccAATGCAGCCAGTTCGTCATCCGATGGGGCTTCATTCCGACAGTGCTTTACCTCG GTTTCAAACGAGGAGCAGATCCAGGCATGCCTGAACCCACGCTGTTGAg TTTGCTCTGGGGTTGA